The Syngnathus acus chromosome 3, fSynAcu1.2, whole genome shotgun sequence genome includes a window with the following:
- the LOC119120234 gene encoding EGF-like repeat and discoidin I-like domain-containing protein 3 isoform X1: MTSSKNARGVNLTAITLLLCLSSVIGDYCDVNNCHNGGTCVTGVGDEPFICICADGFAGDTCNLTETGPCSPNPCKNDASCQVITPTRRGDVFTEYICNCRAGFEGAHCQTNVNDCANRPCKNGGLCRDLEGDYSCQCPSPYVGKQCHLRCISLLGMEGGAITESQISASSVHYGILGLQRWGPEMARLNNQGIANAWTSAAHDKNPWIEIDLQKKMRLTGIITQGASRMGTAEYIKAFKVSSSFDGKSYTTYRMDGQRRDKVLVGNTDNDSTKTNLFDPPIVAQYIRIIPVVCRKACTLRMELVGCELNVSSNTTGCSEPMGMKSRLISDSQLSASSSFRTWGIDSFTWLPQFARLDKQGKTNAWSPSQNNRSEWIQVDLEKTKRLTGIITQGAKDFGVVQFVSVFKVAYSNDGESWSLVKDINTDSDKLFQGNIDNNSHMKNVFEPPFYARFVRVVPWEWHERITLRMELLGCDD, translated from the exons ATGACATCTTCCAAAAATGCAAGAGGAGTCAACTTGACAGCGATTACACTTCTTCTTTGCCTGTCGTCGGTTATAG GTGACTACTGTGACGTGAATAATTGCCATAATGGAGGAACGTGCGTGACAGGGGTAGGAGATGAACCCTTCATCTGCATCTGTGCAGACGGATTTGCCGGCGACACATGCAACCTTACAGAGACGG GACCTTGCAGTCCCAACCCCTGTAAGAATGACGCGTCTTGCCAGGTAATCACTCCTACCAGAAGGGGAGACGTTTTCACCGAGTACATCTGCAACTGCAGGGCAGGCTTCGAGGGTGCTCATTGCCAAACCA ATGTGAATGACTGCGCCAACCGACCTTGTAAGAACGGAGGCCTATGCAGAGATCTCGAAGGCGATTACTCGTGTCAGTGCCCGTCACCTTATGTTGGGAAGCAGTGCCATTTAC GTTGTATTTCTCTACTGGGAATGGAGGGAGGAGCAATCACAGAGTCCCAgatttcagcttcttctgtGCACTATGGTATTCTGGGTCTTCAGCGCTGGGGCCCAGAGATGGCCCGCCTCAACAATCAAGGTATCGCCAATGCCTGGACATCAGCTGCCCATGACAAGAATCCTTGGATCGAG ATTGACCTGCAGAAGAAGATGCGTCTAACAGGAATAATAACGCAAGGTGCCAGTCGCATGGGCACAGCAGAATACATAAAGGCCTTCAAGGTGTCCAGCAGCTTCGATGGAAAGTCTTATACCACATACAGAATGGATGGACAGCGGAGAGACAAG GTTTTGGTGGGCAACACAGATAACGACAGCACAAAGACCAATCTTTTTGACCCACCCATCGTGGCCCAGTACATCCGTATAATTCCTGTGGTTTGCCGAAAGGCGTGCACGCTGCGCATGGAGTTGGTGGGATGCGAACTCAACG TTTCTTCAAACACAACAGGGTGCTCCGAGCCAATGGGAATGAAGTCTCGGCTGATCTCAGATAGCCAACTTTCAGCCTCCAGCTCCTTCCGCACGTGGGGCATCGATTCCTTCACTTGGCTGCCTCAGTTTGCCCGTCTGGATAAGCAAGGGAAGACGAATGCGTGGTCTCCTTCCCAAAACAACCGATCAGAGTGGATCCAG GTGGATCTTGAGAAGACAAAGCGCCTGACGGGCATCATCACTCAGGGCGCCAAGGACTTTGGGGTGGTGCaatttgtgtctgtgtttaaAGTGGCTTACAGTAATGATGGGGAGTCTTGGAGTCTGGTGAAGGACATTAACACAGACAGCGATAAG CTTTTCCAAGGTAATATTGACAACAACAGTCATATGAAGAACGTATTTGAGCCACCGTTCTATGCCCGATTTGTCCGAGTGGTTCCCTGGGAGTGGCACGAGCGCATCACCCTACGCATGGAGCTGCTGGGCTGCGATGACTAG
- the LOC119120234 gene encoding EGF-like repeat and discoidin I-like domain-containing protein 3 isoform X2, with protein sequence MTSSKNARGVNLTAITLLLCLSSVIGDYCDVNNCHNGGTCVTGVGDEPFICICADGFAGDTCNLTETGPCSPNPCKNDASCQVITPTRRGDVFTEYICNCRAGFEGAHCQTNVNDCANRPCKNGGLCRDLEGDYSCQCPSPYVGKQCHLRCISLLGMEGGAITESQISASSVHYGILGLQRWGPEMARLNNQGIANAWTSAAHDKNPWIEIDLQKKMRLTGIITQGASRMGTAEYIKAFKVSSSFDGKSYTTYRMDGQRRDKVLVGNTDNDSTKTNLFDPPIVAQYIRIIPVVCRKACTLRMELVGCELNGCSEPMGMKSRLISDSQLSASSSFRTWGIDSFTWLPQFARLDKQGKTNAWSPSQNNRSEWIQVDLEKTKRLTGIITQGAKDFGVVQFVSVFKVAYSNDGESWSLVKDINTDSDKLFQGNIDNNSHMKNVFEPPFYARFVRVVPWEWHERITLRMELLGCDD encoded by the exons ATGACATCTTCCAAAAATGCAAGAGGAGTCAACTTGACAGCGATTACACTTCTTCTTTGCCTGTCGTCGGTTATAG GTGACTACTGTGACGTGAATAATTGCCATAATGGAGGAACGTGCGTGACAGGGGTAGGAGATGAACCCTTCATCTGCATCTGTGCAGACGGATTTGCCGGCGACACATGCAACCTTACAGAGACGG GACCTTGCAGTCCCAACCCCTGTAAGAATGACGCGTCTTGCCAGGTAATCACTCCTACCAGAAGGGGAGACGTTTTCACCGAGTACATCTGCAACTGCAGGGCAGGCTTCGAGGGTGCTCATTGCCAAACCA ATGTGAATGACTGCGCCAACCGACCTTGTAAGAACGGAGGCCTATGCAGAGATCTCGAAGGCGATTACTCGTGTCAGTGCCCGTCACCTTATGTTGGGAAGCAGTGCCATTTAC GTTGTATTTCTCTACTGGGAATGGAGGGAGGAGCAATCACAGAGTCCCAgatttcagcttcttctgtGCACTATGGTATTCTGGGTCTTCAGCGCTGGGGCCCAGAGATGGCCCGCCTCAACAATCAAGGTATCGCCAATGCCTGGACATCAGCTGCCCATGACAAGAATCCTTGGATCGAG ATTGACCTGCAGAAGAAGATGCGTCTAACAGGAATAATAACGCAAGGTGCCAGTCGCATGGGCACAGCAGAATACATAAAGGCCTTCAAGGTGTCCAGCAGCTTCGATGGAAAGTCTTATACCACATACAGAATGGATGGACAGCGGAGAGACAAG GTTTTGGTGGGCAACACAGATAACGACAGCACAAAGACCAATCTTTTTGACCCACCCATCGTGGCCCAGTACATCCGTATAATTCCTGTGGTTTGCCGAAAGGCGTGCACGCTGCGCATGGAGTTGGTGGGATGCGAACTCAACG GGTGCTCCGAGCCAATGGGAATGAAGTCTCGGCTGATCTCAGATAGCCAACTTTCAGCCTCCAGCTCCTTCCGCACGTGGGGCATCGATTCCTTCACTTGGCTGCCTCAGTTTGCCCGTCTGGATAAGCAAGGGAAGACGAATGCGTGGTCTCCTTCCCAAAACAACCGATCAGAGTGGATCCAG GTGGATCTTGAGAAGACAAAGCGCCTGACGGGCATCATCACTCAGGGCGCCAAGGACTTTGGGGTGGTGCaatttgtgtctgtgtttaaAGTGGCTTACAGTAATGATGGGGAGTCTTGGAGTCTGGTGAAGGACATTAACACAGACAGCGATAAG CTTTTCCAAGGTAATATTGACAACAACAGTCATATGAAGAACGTATTTGAGCCACCGTTCTATGCCCGATTTGTCCGAGTGGTTCCCTGGGAGTGGCACGAGCGCATCACCCTACGCATGGAGCTGCTGGGCTGCGATGACTAG
- the LOC119120233 gene encoding nucleobindin-2-like has protein sequence MLRLAPPMSGLTSHLPTELRQWRRLLKQTMFYTQSNMWWSRVSWILVLMLVQLLTLEAVPISKDKTKMTEPEVKIEDAPASVDTGLHYDRYLREVIDFLEKDEHFREKLHNTDMEDIKQGKLAKELDFVSHHVRTKLDELKRQEVSRLRTLIKARHDLEGGNDIAVDHQALLKQFEYLNHMNPHTFEVDDLDRLIKSATNDLENFDKERHEEFKRYEMMKEHDRQEHLKTLDDDERKREEEHYEELRKKHADHPKVNHPGSQNQLKEVWEDTDGLDPEDFDPKTFFNLHDTNGDGFFDEQELESLFTKELEKLYDPTNEEDDMVEMEEERLRMREHVMNEVDSNKDRLVSLDEFMTATNKKEFLEPDSWETLEQNQAYTDEEMRDFEEHLARQEQELHQKSVDLQKQRDELERQQEQLNAQKVELQQAVDHMERLKAEKLEPPPEVHVEGNALPEMHAVDDQQQHDRVALVQEHQPAEQVHQDAAQDPSQHQNQQVGEQPHQDLPPGHQGSPQVENHYP, from the exons ATGCTACGACTTGCACCTCCCATGAGCGGACTAACAAGCCACTTGCCGACAGAGCTCCGGCAGTGGAGGCGATTATTAAAGCAAACAATGTTTTACACCCAAAGTAAC ATGTGGTGGAGTCGTGTCAGCTGGATTCTGGTTCTGATGCTGGTCCAGCTGCTCACTTTAGAGGCTGTTCCCATCAGTAAGGACAAGACCAAAATGACGGAGCCAGAGGTGAAAATTGAAGATGCTCCTGCTAGTGTG GACACTGGGCTCCACTATGACCGTTACCTCAGAGAAGTCATCGATTTCCTAGAAAAAGATGAACATTTCAGAGAAAAACTCCACAATACAGACATGGAAGATATCAAG CAAGGTAAACTCGCCAAAGAGCTGGACTTTGTCAGCCACCACGTTCGAACCAAACTGGACGAGTTGAAGAGGCAGGAGGTTAGTCGACTCAGGACCCTCATCAAGGCTCGGCATGATCTTGAAGGTGGAAACG ATATCGCAGTGGACCACCAGGCTCTCCTGAAACAGTTTGAATACTTGAACCACATGAACCCACACACATTCGAAGTGGACGACCTGGATCGCCTAATAAAATCG GCCACAAACGATCTGGAGAACTTTGACAAAGAGAGGCACGAGGAGTTCAAGCGTTATGAAATGATGAAGGAGCACGACAGACAGGAACACTTGAAGACGCTGGATGACGACGAACGAAAGCGAGAGGAGGAGCACTATGAGGAGCTGAGGAAAAAACATGCTGATCACCCCAAAGTCAACCACCCG GGTAGCCAGAATCAACTCAAGGAAGTGTGGGAAGATACAGATGGCTTAGACCCGGAAGATTTTGATCCCAAAACTTTCTTCAATTTGCACG ACACCAACGGCGATGGCTTCTTTGATGAACAGGAACTGGAGTCGCTGTTCACCAAGGAG TTGGAAAAACTCTACGATCCCACTAATGAAGAGGACGATATGGTGGaaatggaggaggagaggtTACGCATGAGGGAACACGTTATGAATGAG GTGGATTCAAACAAAGACAGGCTGGTGTCTTTAGACGAGTTCATGACTgctacaaataaaaaagaattctTGGAGCCAGATAGCTGGGAG ACTTTGGAGCAGAACCAGGCCTACACGGATGAGGAGATGAGGGACTTTGAGGAGCACCTCGCTCGACAAGAGCAGGAGCTCCACCAGAAGTCTGTTGACCTTCAGAAGCAGAGAGATGAGCTGGAGCGGCAACAGGAGCAGCTGAACGCGCAGAAAGTAGAGTTGCAACAG GCAGTTGATCATATGGAACGACTCAAGGCTGAAAAACTAGAACCCCCTCCGGAGGTCCATG TCGAAGGAAATGCCTTACCGGAGATGCATGCAGTTGACGATCAACAGCAACACGACCGGGTGGCCCTCGTCCAAGAGCATCAGCCTGCGGAGCAGGTTCATCAAGATGCGGCTCAGGACCCAAGTCAACACCAGAATCAGCAGGTGGGCGAGCAACCACACCAGGATCTGCCGCCGGGCCACCAAGGAAGTCCACAGGTTGAGAACCACTATCCATAG